The bacterium nucleotide sequence TCCAATATTAATAGATTTTTTTTTCATTTTTCAGTAAAGAGAATTTGGAATTGTATTTTTGTATAGTGATTTAGAAGCAAAAAATAATTCATTCTGTATACTCTGAACTTTATTTTCTAATTCTTCTTTTCTAATATTTCTTGTTTCTCTCAACTTTTTTGCTTCTGCATAAAATTTTCTACTTAAAAAATAATTATAGGATGGTTCTATCCCTTTTTTTAATTCATCAAGTGCCTTATCTGCAAGAATAAGTTTAACCTTATATTCATTTTCATAGGTTTTATTAAGAATTTTATTTCTAAGATTTAACACTTCTTTTACTGGTGGTATTTTTTTAACTTCAATTCTAACATAAAAATATTTGTAAATGTCTTCATTTTCTCTTTCAAGTTTTTTGAGTTTTGAAAGATATGTATTAATCTCTATTTTATGAAAAATCTCATTTATTCTATCCGTTGAAAAATTAAATTGCTTTGCCAGGGCAAGTGCTTTTTCAGAAATTTCTTTTACCTTAATATAATCACCTGCTTTAAAGTATTTTTCCATTTCTGTTAAAAGATTTTCAAATTCTTTTTGTTTTTCTTCAAGTAGTTTTCTCTGTTTTTCTTTTTCAAGTTCTTCCTGTCTTCTTTTTTCTTCTTCTACCAGTTTTCTTAATTTTTCAGTTTTGTATTTATTATAATAGAACCAACCACCGCCAAGAATTCCAAATATCAAGAGTACCATTACAATCTTTTTGATTTTTTTCAATAGTTTTTTCATAATTTACCTCCAATAATAATTTTACCTTTCCTGATATAACATTTCAAATAAAATTTTGGCTTATGTTAATTCTTAAATTAAAATACATTTTTTAATTCTTTTTTAAACTGATAAATCAATTCTTCCACTTCATCTATTTTTCCATCTATTATTTTTTGTAAAAAGAAACTACCTATAATTATTCCATCTACATATTCCTTAATCTGTTTTATCTGTTCTTTAGTGGAAATCCCGAAACCAAGAGCAACTGGAATTTCTTTTAAAGATTTTACTTTTTTTATCACATCAATTATTTCCGGATTTAAACTATCTCGTTGTCCTGTAACTCCTGCAACACTTATAAAATATATGAAACCATTTGCCATTCTGGTTATTTTTTTCATTCTTTTTTCAGAAGTAAATGGCGTTAAAAAATAAATTAGATTCATCTCTCTTTTTTTCAAAATTTCTTTAATTTCAAAACTTTCTTCATATGGCAGGTCAGGTATAATTAAACCAGAAACCCCACATTCAACACATCTATCAGCAAATTTTTCAATTCCATATCTGTAAACAGGATTAAAATAAGTCATAAAAAGATAGGGTATATTCATTTCATTTTTAAGTATTTTAGCAAGTTCAAAACATTTATTAGTATTCATTCCATTTTCAAGTGCCTTTGCTGATGTATATTGAATTACAGGTCCATCTGCGATTGGGTCAGAAAAAGGTATTCCTATTTCAATTATATCAGCACCTTTTTCAGCACTTTTTTTAATGATTTCAATTGAATTCTCAAAAGAAGGAAATCCAGCAGTAAAATATAAAATCAGTGCTTTCTCTTTTTTTATCTTCAATTCTTTAAATTTTTTTTCAATCTGTGTCATAAATCACCTTCTATTTTTGCTACTTCCATAACATCTTTATCGCCTCTACCCGAAAGACAGACAACCACTATATCTTTTTCTTTAAATCTGTTTTTATTTTCGATCAGCCAGCCAATTGCATGTGAAGATTCTAAAGCAGGGATTATCCCTTCAAGTTCACTTAAAATATGAAAACCATTTAAAGCAGTTTTATCATCAACAGCATAGTATTCAGCCCTTCCTGTTTCTTTATAAAATGCATGTTCTGGTCCAACTCCAGGATAATCAAGTCCTGCTGAGATTGAATGAGTTGTCTTTATCTGTCCGTAATTGTCCTGCAAAACATAGGAAAAACTACCATGTAATATTCCTTTTTCTCCTTTTAATAGAGTTGCTGAATGTTTATCTGTATTTATTCCTTTTCCTCCCGCTTCAACTCCTATAAATTTTACTTCTTTATTTCTGTAAAAGGGGAAAAACAAACCCAAACTATTGCTTCCTCCACCAACACAGGCGACAAGATAATCGGGTAATTTTTTTTCTTTTTTTAATATCTGTTTTTTTGTTTCTTTACCTATAACTGACTGAAAATCCCTTACAATCATAGGATAAGGATGTGGACCAACTACAGAACCAATTACATAATGAGTTGTTTTAAAATTTGTTATCCAGTCCCTCATCGCTTCATTTATTGCATCTTTCAA carries:
- the trpA gene encoding tryptophan synthase subunit alpha, translated to MTQIEKKFKELKIKKEKALILYFTAGFPSFENSIEIIKKSAEKGADIIEIGIPFSDPIADGPVIQYTSAKALENGMNTNKCFELAKILKNEMNIPYLFMTYFNPVYRYGIEKFADRCVECGVSGLIIPDLPYEESFEIKEILKKREMNLIYFLTPFTSEKRMKKITRMANGFIYFISVAGVTGQRDSLNPEIIDVIKKVKSLKEIPVALGFGISTKEQIKQIKEYVDGIIIGSFFLQKIIDGKIDEVEELIYQFKKELKNVF
- the trpB gene encoding tryptophan synthase subunit beta; amino-acid sequence: MLPDRKGKFGIFGGRFAPETLMGPLEELETAYKKISKTKEFKEKLNYLLKEYAGRPTPLYYAENFSKYLGFKVYLKREDLAFTGAHKINNTLGQVLLAKMMGKKRIIAETGAGQHGVATATASALLNMGCVVYMGEIDVERQKLNVFRMELLGTKVVPVSSGSKTLKDAINEAMRDWITNFKTTHYVIGSVVGPHPYPMIVRDFQSVIGKETKKQILKKEKKLPDYLVACVGGGSNSLGLFFPFYRNKEVKFIGVEAGGKGINTDKHSATLLKGEKGILHGSFSYVLQDNYGQIKTTHSISAGLDYPGVGPEHAFYKETGRAEYYAVDDKTALNGFHILSELEGIIPALESSHAIGWLIENKNRFKEKDIVVVCLSGRGDKDVMEVAKIEGDL